The proteins below come from a single Magallana gigas chromosome 10, xbMagGiga1.1, whole genome shotgun sequence genomic window:
- the LOC105337085 gene encoding uncharacterized protein — translation MEDDRQAITEAIARSIKKDRKVTFRLFTRLEQERGKFQFILECWTPKRLKGGKSGFEMDGWEVVDLPAKLYTVDENQTFKLQFEGNCRRVSSEMFTKVKNESDNEEYEDEEEDEDEEEDAKDNDFVILDFVGRKGYSFTIVDMIVLDTEKPSGKMIIEKEIRTIEMIEQIVSEPSGICKGKGQVVPVENITFHYEYLTEVEFEIKLPPPAKPVREPTDIQIQSVMEEKKLEEFVEKTDAEYPSFVPGMDMKNLKSIGVQMNTEEI, via the exons ATGGAGGACGACAGACAGGCAATAACTGAAGCAATTGCACGGTCTATCAAGAAGGACAGGAAAGTGACATTCCGACTTTTTACCAGACTTGAGCAAGAAAGAGGGAAATTTCAGTTTATCCTAGAATGCTGGACTCCAAAAAGACTTAAAGGCGGAAAATCAGGATTTGAGATGGATGGATGGGAGGTCGTGGACTTACCTGCAAAATTGTACACTGTTGATGAGAACCAGACTTTCAAG TTACAATTCGAAGGCAACTGCAGAAGGGTCTCAAGTGAAATGTTTACGAAAGTAAAAAACGAAAGCGACAACGAGGAATATGAGGATGAAGAGGAAGACGAAGATGAAGAGGAAGACGCTAAAGATAACGACTTTGTTATTTTAGATTTTGTAGGTAGAAAAG GTTATTCATTTACTATTGTGGACATGATTGTTCTTGATACGGAGAAACCTAGTGGAAAGATGATCATTGAAAAGGAAATTCGAACTATAGAAATGATTGAGCAGATAGTTAGCGAGCCAAGTGGTATCTGCAAAGGAAAGGGTCAGGTGGTCCCCGTTGAAAACATAACTTTCCATTACGAATACCTTACAGAGGTTGAGTTTGAAATTAAACTTCCACCACCAGCTAAGCCAGTGAGAGAGC CTACAGATATTCAAATTCAATCTGTGATGGAAGAGAAGAAATTGGAAGAATTCGTCGAAAAAACGGACGCAGAATATCCTA GCTTTGTCCCGGGCATGGACATGAAAAACCTTAAGTCTATTGGTGTCCAAATGAACACAGAAGAAATTTAG